One Ethanoligenens harbinense YUAN-3 genomic window carries:
- a CDS encoding antirestriction protein ArdA produces the protein MSAIDAFVTNLGRYNEGVLDGEFLKLPATTEEVQALFQRIHVDGVQYEEIFITDYETKVSGLYDCLPEYADLDELNYLAALLDDLDKGDREKFEAALSCGDHTSSLKELINLAQNLDCYEYYPGICDEDDLGRYMIDEMGALEVPEYLENYIDYEAYGRDVSLEDGGTFTENGYIVDTGDRFVELYNGRDDLPEECRIFAYPAPEKSIRDTLKQYQRMIDAAPAPAKDRPAPACEER, from the coding sequence ATGAGCGCGATTGACGCCTTTGTTACAAACCTCGGGCGCTACAACGAAGGAGTTCTGGACGGGGAGTTTTTGAAGCTCCCCGCCACGACTGAGGAAGTGCAGGCGCTTTTCCAGCGTATCCATGTGGACGGCGTTCAGTATGAAGAAATTTTCATCACGGACTACGAAACGAAGGTTTCCGGCCTGTACGACTGCCTCCCCGAATACGCCGATCTGGACGAGCTGAACTATCTCGCCGCCCTTCTGGATGATCTGGACAAGGGCGACCGGGAAAAATTTGAAGCCGCCCTTTCCTGCGGCGACCATACAAGCAGCCTGAAAGAGTTAATCAACCTTGCGCAAAACCTCGACTGCTACGAGTATTACCCTGGCATTTGCGACGAGGACGATTTGGGCCGCTACATGATCGACGAAATGGGCGCGTTGGAAGTGCCGGAGTATCTGGAAAACTACATCGACTACGAGGCATACGGGCGGGACGTTTCCTTGGAGGACGGCGGCACCTTCACCGAAAACGGCTATATTGTGGACACCGGCGACCGCTTTGTGGAGCTTTACAACGGCAGGGACGATCTGCCGGAGGAATGCAGAATTTTCGCGTACCCCGCGCCGGAAAAATCCATCCGCGACACGCTCAAACAGTATCAGCGGATGATCGACGCCGCGCCTGCCCCTGCGAAAGACCGACCCGCCCCTGCCTGTGAGGAACGCTAA